The following are encoded together in the Chlorocebus sabaeus isolate Y175 chromosome 20, mChlSab1.0.hap1, whole genome shotgun sequence genome:
- the PEAR1 gene encoding platelet endothelial aggregation receptor 1 isoform X2, which translates to MSPPLCPLLLLAVGLRLAGTLNPSDPNTCSFWESFTTTTKESHSRPFSLLPSEPCERPWEGPHTCPQPTVVYRTVYRQVVKTDHRQRLQCCHGFYESRGFCVPLCAQECVHGRCVAPNQCQCVPGWRGDDCSSECAPGMWGPQCDKPCSCGNNSSCDPKSGECSCPSGLQPPNCLQPCTPGYYGPACQFRCQCHGARCDPQTGACFCPAERTGPSCDLSCSQGTSGFFCPSTHPCQNGGVFQALQGSCSCPPGWMGTICSLPCPEGFHGPSCSQECRCHNGGLCDRFTGQCRCAPGYTGDRCREECPVGRFGQDCAETCDCAPDARCFPANGACLCEHGFTGDRCTERLCPDGFYGLSCQAPCTCDPEHSLSCHPMNGECSCLPGWAGLHCNESCPQDTHGPGCQEHCLCLHGGVCQATSGLCQCAPGYTGPHCASLCPPDTYGVNCSARCSCENAIACSPIDGECICKEGWQRGNCSVPCPPGTWGFGCNASCQCAHEAVCSPQTGACTCTPGWHGARCQLPCPKGKFGEGCASRCDCDHSDGCDPVHGRCQCQAGWMGTHCHLSCPEGLWGVNCSNTCTCKNGGTCLPENGNCVCAPGFRGPSCQRSCPPGHWGENCAQTCQCHHGGTCHPQDGSCICPLGWTGHRCLLGCPLGTFGANCSQPCQCGPGEKCHPETGACVCPPGHSGAPCRIGIQEPFTVMPTTPVAYNSVGAVIGIAVLGSLVVALVALFIGYRHWQKGKEHHHLAVAYSSGRLDGSEYVMPDVPPSYSHYYSNPSYHTLSQCSPNPPPPNKVPGPLFASLQAPERSGGAHGHDNHTTLPADWKHRREPPPGPLNRGSSRLDRSYSYSYNNGPGPFYNKGLISEEELGASVASLSSENPYATIRDLPSLPGGPRESSYMEMKGPPSGSPPRQPPQFWDSQRRRQPPPQRDSGTYEQPSPLIHDRDPVGSQPPLPPGLPPGHYDSPKNSHIPGHYDLPPVRHPPSPPLRRQDR; encoded by the exons ATGTCACCACCTCTGTGTCCCCTCCTTCTCCTGGCCGTGGGCCTGAGGCTGGCTGGAACTCTCAACCCCAGTGATCCCAACACCTGCAGCTTCTGGGAAAG CTTCACTACCACCACCAAGGAGTCCCACTCCCGCCCCTTCAGCCTGCTCCCCTCAGAGCCCTGCGAGCGGCCCTGGGAGGGCCCCCATACTTGCCCCCAGCCCAC GGTTGTATACCGGACCGTGTACCGTCAGGTGGTGAAGACGGACCACCGCCAGCGCCTGCAGTGCTGCCATGGCTTCTACGAGAGCAGGGGGTTCTGTGTCC CGCTCTGTGCCCAGGAGTGTGTCCATGGCCGTTGTGTGGCACCCAATCAGTGCCAATGTGTGCCAGGCTGGCGGGGCGATGACTGTTCCAGTG AATGTGCCCCAGGAATGTGGGGGCCACAGTGTGACAAGCCCTGCAGCTGCGGCAACAATAGCTCGTGTGATCCCAAGAGTGGGGAATGTTCTTGCCCTTCGGGTCTGCAGCCCCCGAACTGCCTTCAGCCCTGTACCCCTGGCTACTATGGCCCTGCCTGCCAGTTCCGCTGCCAGTGCCACGGGGCACGCTGCGATCCCCAGACTGGAGCCTGCTTCTGCCCTGCAGAGAGAACTGGGCCCAG CTGTGACCTGTCCTGTTCCCAGGGCACTTCTGGCTTCTTCTGCCCCAGTACCCATCCTTGCCAAAATGGAGGTGTCTTCCAAGCCCTGCAGGGCTCCTGCAGCTGCCCTCCTGGCTGGATG GGCACCATCtgctccctgccctgcccagagGGCTTTCATGGACCCAGCTGCTCCCAGGAATGTCGCTGCCACAACGGCGGCCTCTGTGACCGATTCACTGGGCAGTGCCGCTGCGCTCCGGGTTACACTGGGGATCG GTGCCGGGAGGAGTGCCCGGTGGGCCGCTTTGGGCAGGACTGTGCTGAGACGTGCGACTGCGCTCCGGACGCCCGTTGCTTCCCGGCCAATGGCGCATGTCTGTGCGAACACGGCTTCACTGGGGACCGCTGCACCGAGCGCCTCTGCCCCGATGGCTTCTACGGTCTCAGCTGCCAGGCCCCCTGCACCTGCGACCCGGAGCACAGCCTCAG CTGCCACCCGATGAACGGGGAGTGCTCCTGCCTGCCGGGCTGGGCGGGCCTTCACTGCAACGAGAGCTGCCCGCAGGACACGCACGGTCCCGGGTGCCAGGAACACTGTCTTTGCCTGCACGGCGGCGTCTGCCAGGCTACCAGCGGCCTCTGTCAGTGCGCGCCGGGCTACACG GGCCCTCACTGTGCTAGTCTTTGTCCTCCCGACACCTACGGTGTCAACTGTTCCGCACGCTGTTCATGTGAAAATGCCATCGCCTGCTCACCCATCGACGGCGAGTGCATCTGCAAGGAAG gtTGGCAGCGTGGTAACTGCTCTGTGCCCTGCCCACCTGGAACCTGGGGCTTCGGTTGCAATGCCAGCTGCCAGTGTGCCCATGAGGCAGTCTGCAGCCCCCAAACTGGAGCTTGTACCTGCACCCCTGGGTGGCATGGGGCCCGCTGCCAGCTGCCCTGTCCG AAGGGGAAGTTTGGAGAAGGCTGTGCCAGTCGCTGTGACTGTGACCACTCTGATGGCTGTGACCCTGTTCATGGACGCTGTCAGTGCCAGGCTGGCTGGATGG GCACGCACTGCCACCTGTCCTGCCCTGAGGGCTTATGGGGAGTCAACTGTAGCAACACCTGCACCTGCAAGAATGGGGGCACCTGCCTCCCTGAGAATGGCAACTGTGTGTGTGCACCCGGATTCCGAGGCCCCTCCTGCCAGAGAT CATGCCCTCCAGGTCACTGGGGAGAAAACTGTGCCCAGACCTGCCAATGTCACCATGGTGGGACCTGCCATCCCCAGGATGGGAGCTGTATCTGCCCCCTAGGCTGGACCGGACACCGCTGCTTATTAG GCTGCCCTCTGGGGACATTTGGTGCTAACTGCTCCCAGCCATGCCAGTGTGGTCCTGGAGAAAAGTGCCACCCAGAGACTGGGGCCTGTGTTTGTCCCccagggcacagtggtgcaccTTGCAGGATTG GAATCCAGGAGCCCTTTACTGTGATGCCTACCACTCCAGTAGCGTATAACTCTGTGGGTGCAGTGATTGGCATTGCAGTGCTGGGGTCCCTTGTGGTAGCCCTAGTGGCACTGTTCATTGGCTATCGGCACTGGCAAAAAGGCAAGGAGCACCACCACCTGGCTGTGGCTTACAGCAGCGGGCGACTGGATGGCTCCGAATATGTCATGCCAG ATGTCCCTCCGAGCTACAGTCACTACTACTCCAACCCCAGCTACCACACCCTGTCACAGTGCTCCCCGAACCCCCCACCCCCTAACAAG GTTCCAGGCCCACTCTTTGCCAGCCTGCAGGCCCCTGAGCGGTCAGGTGGGGCCCATGGGCATGATAACCACACCACCCTGCCTGCTGACTGGAAGCACCGCCGGGAGCCCCCTCCAGGGCCTCTGAACAGGG ggaGCAGCCGCCTGGACCGAAGCTACAGCTATAGCTACAACAATGGCCCAGGCCCATTCTATAATAAAG GGCTCATCTCTGAAGAGGAGCTCGGGGCCAGCGTGGCTTCCCTTAGCAGTGAGAACCCCTATGCCACCATCCGGGACCTGCCCAGCCTGCCAGGGGGCCCCCGGGAGAGCAGCTACATGGAGATGAAAGGCCCTCCCTCAGGATCTCCCCCCAGGCAGCCTCCTCAGTTCTGGGACAGCCAGAGGCGGCGGCAGCCCCCGCCACAGAGAGACAGTGGCACCTACGAGCAGCCCAGCCCCCTGATCCACG ACCGAGACCCTGTGGGCTCCCAGCCCCCTCTGCCTCCGGGCCTACCCCCTGGCCACTATGACTCACCCAAGAACAGCCACATCCCTGGACATTATGACTTGCCTCCAGTACGGCATCCCCCATCACCTCCACTTCGACGTCAGGACCGTTGA